One window from the genome of Andrena cerasifolii isolate SP2316 chromosome 3, iyAndCera1_principal, whole genome shotgun sequence encodes:
- the LOC143366688 gene encoding uncharacterized protein LOC143366688 isoform X1 yields MPLFEPVSKITFEYWLCSNLTFRTVWALHGPVNGRYRMKEHTLRNSHRDEKRKPSRNEDSEAVLRARTEEERQRRRREWVIEQEKMDRHNRLKRKMAMEYEIRRARNMGLALPEGRCSRPRKSRSESPRNRYTRSSEHYTPKVTVLSKKFETSSGTTPLFKGPEGTKISSTELREMKVDIHRNIPERVATDELKRDIPNKEDVVLKRRAGEGCKPIFDREEIKRAISDTKEVEEHRIVITVNLENSENKSKTLKRHSASLSPTRTQIHSPRRTWSRRHPRYDDSKHEDKGSYRSDRLSHYLHREKNHSREWKDGERSYQDHRERPRDHSPDRRKTDRSRERDRPQEQRVPPERYIERIPVPIYYGNFQPRPLMVGPWVPIREPLGGNMLHPPMMRPFRTFPSRSIGIPPDMYGFRPPLNCRFLQRF; encoded by the exons ATGCCTTTGTTTGAACCTGTCTCAAAGATAACTTTTGAGTATTGGTTGTGTTCAAAcctaacctttcgaa CAGTATGGGCGTTACACGGTCCAGTAAACGGAAGGTACA gaatGAAAGAGCACACATTAAGGAATTCGCATCGTGATGAAAAACGTAAGCCCTCACGTAATGAAGATAGTGAAGCGGTTCTACGCGCAAGAACGGAAGAGGAGAGGCAACGGCGTAGACGCGAATGGGTGATCGAACAAGAAAAAATGGATAGGCATAATAGACTGAAGAGAAAAATGGCAATGGAGTATGAGATACGACGCGCTCGTAATATGGGCTTAGCACTTCCTGAAGGAAGATGCAGCAGACCTCGTAAGAGTAGAAGCGAATCTCCACGTAATCGATATACAAGAAGTTCTGAGCATTATACACCTAAAGTTACTGTGCTTTCTAAAAA GTTTGAAACATCAAGTGGTACAACGCCTTTGTTTAAAGGACCTGAAGGCACAAAAATTAGTTCAACAGAACTTCGCGAAATGAAAGTAGATATTCATAGAAACATTCCTGAAAGAGTGGCTACCGATGAACTTAAGCGGGATATACCCAACAAGGAAGATGTGGTGCTTAAAAGAAGAGCGG GAGAAGGATGTAAGCCGATATTtgatagagaagaaataaagaGAGCAATAAGTGACACAAAAGAAGTTGAGGAACATCGTATTGTCATAACtgtgaatttggaaaattcag AAAACAAGTCGAAAACGTTGAAAAGGCATTCGGCGTCCTTAAGTCCTACAAGAACCCAAATTCACAGTCCTAGGCGCACGTGGTCCCGCCGTCACCCCAG GTATGACGATTCTAAGCATGAAGATAAAGGAAGTTACAGAAGTGATAG ACTATCACATTATTTACATAGGGAGAAAAATCATAGTAGAGAGTGGAAAGATGGTGAGAGATCTTACCAAGACCATCGAGAGCGGCCCAGAGATCATTCTCCAGATAGGAGGAAAACAGATAGATCCAGAGAAAGAGATAGGCCTCAAGAACAAAGGGTTCCCCCAGAGCGTTATATTGAACGAATTCCTGTTCCTATTTATTATGGA AATTTTCAACCGAGACCATTAATGGTTGGACCGTGGGTCCCAATTCGAGAACCTCTTGGAGGTAATATGCTGCATCCTCCTATGATGAGACCTTTCAGAACATTTCCATCACGATCAATAGGAATACCTCCAGATATGTATGGATTCCGCCCACCTCTAAATTGTA GGTTCCTGCAAAGGTTTTAA
- the LOC143366688 gene encoding uncharacterized protein LOC143366688 isoform X3, with protein sequence MPLFEPVSKITFEYWLCSNLTFRTVWALHGPVNGRYRMKEHTLRNSHRDEKRKPSRNEDSEAVLRARTEEERQRRRREWVIEQEKMDRHNRLKRKMAMEYEIRRARNMGLALPEGRCSRPRKSRSESPRNRYTRSSEHYTPKVTVLSKKFETSSGTTPLFKGPEGTKISSTELREMKVDIHRNIPERVATDELKRDIPNKEDVVLKRRAGEGCKPIFDREEIKRAISDTKEVEEHRIVITVNLENSENKSKTLKRHSASLSPTRTQIHSPRRTWSRRHPRYDDSKHEDKGSYRSDREKNHSREWKDGERSYQDHRERPRDHSPDRRKTDRSRERDRPQEQRVPPERYIERIPVPIYYGNFQPRPLMVGPWVPIREPLGGNMLHPPMMRPFRTFPSRSIGIPPDMYGFRPPLNCRFLQRF encoded by the exons ATGCCTTTGTTTGAACCTGTCTCAAAGATAACTTTTGAGTATTGGTTGTGTTCAAAcctaacctttcgaa CAGTATGGGCGTTACACGGTCCAGTAAACGGAAGGTACA gaatGAAAGAGCACACATTAAGGAATTCGCATCGTGATGAAAAACGTAAGCCCTCACGTAATGAAGATAGTGAAGCGGTTCTACGCGCAAGAACGGAAGAGGAGAGGCAACGGCGTAGACGCGAATGGGTGATCGAACAAGAAAAAATGGATAGGCATAATAGACTGAAGAGAAAAATGGCAATGGAGTATGAGATACGACGCGCTCGTAATATGGGCTTAGCACTTCCTGAAGGAAGATGCAGCAGACCTCGTAAGAGTAGAAGCGAATCTCCACGTAATCGATATACAAGAAGTTCTGAGCATTATACACCTAAAGTTACTGTGCTTTCTAAAAA GTTTGAAACATCAAGTGGTACAACGCCTTTGTTTAAAGGACCTGAAGGCACAAAAATTAGTTCAACAGAACTTCGCGAAATGAAAGTAGATATTCATAGAAACATTCCTGAAAGAGTGGCTACCGATGAACTTAAGCGGGATATACCCAACAAGGAAGATGTGGTGCTTAAAAGAAGAGCGG GAGAAGGATGTAAGCCGATATTtgatagagaagaaataaagaGAGCAATAAGTGACACAAAAGAAGTTGAGGAACATCGTATTGTCATAACtgtgaatttggaaaattcag AAAACAAGTCGAAAACGTTGAAAAGGCATTCGGCGTCCTTAAGTCCTACAAGAACCCAAATTCACAGTCCTAGGCGCACGTGGTCCCGCCGTCACCCCAG GTATGACGATTCTAAGCATGAAGATAAAGGAAGTTACAGAAGTGATAG GGAGAAAAATCATAGTAGAGAGTGGAAAGATGGTGAGAGATCTTACCAAGACCATCGAGAGCGGCCCAGAGATCATTCTCCAGATAGGAGGAAAACAGATAGATCCAGAGAAAGAGATAGGCCTCAAGAACAAAGGGTTCCCCCAGAGCGTTATATTGAACGAATTCCTGTTCCTATTTATTATGGA AATTTTCAACCGAGACCATTAATGGTTGGACCGTGGGTCCCAATTCGAGAACCTCTTGGAGGTAATATGCTGCATCCTCCTATGATGAGACCTTTCAGAACATTTCCATCACGATCAATAGGAATACCTCCAGATATGTATGGATTCCGCCCACCTCTAAATTGTA GGTTCCTGCAAAGGTTTTAA
- the LOC143366688 gene encoding uncharacterized protein LOC143366688 isoform X6 has protein sequence MPLFEPVSKITFEYWLCSNLTFRTVWALHGPVNGRYRMKEHTLRNSHRDEKRKPSRNEDSEAVLRARTEEERQRRRREWVIEQEKMDRHNRLKRKMAMEYEIRRARNMGLALPEGRCSRPRKSRSESPRNRYTRSSEHYTPKVTVLSKKFETSSGTTPLFKGPEGTKISSTELREMKVDIHRNIPERVATDELKRDIPNKEDVVLKRRAGEGCKPIFDREEIKRAISDTKEVEEHRIVITVNLENSENKSKTLKRHSASLSPTRTQIHSPRRTWSRRHPRLSHYLHREKNHSREWKDGERSYQDHRERPRDHSPDRRKTDRSRERDRPQEQRVPPERYIERIPVPIYYGNFQPRPLMVGPWVPIREPLGGNMLHPPMMRPFRTFPSRSIGIPPDMYGFRPPLNCRFLQRF, from the exons ATGCCTTTGTTTGAACCTGTCTCAAAGATAACTTTTGAGTATTGGTTGTGTTCAAAcctaacctttcgaa CAGTATGGGCGTTACACGGTCCAGTAAACGGAAGGTACA gaatGAAAGAGCACACATTAAGGAATTCGCATCGTGATGAAAAACGTAAGCCCTCACGTAATGAAGATAGTGAAGCGGTTCTACGCGCAAGAACGGAAGAGGAGAGGCAACGGCGTAGACGCGAATGGGTGATCGAACAAGAAAAAATGGATAGGCATAATAGACTGAAGAGAAAAATGGCAATGGAGTATGAGATACGACGCGCTCGTAATATGGGCTTAGCACTTCCTGAAGGAAGATGCAGCAGACCTCGTAAGAGTAGAAGCGAATCTCCACGTAATCGATATACAAGAAGTTCTGAGCATTATACACCTAAAGTTACTGTGCTTTCTAAAAA GTTTGAAACATCAAGTGGTACAACGCCTTTGTTTAAAGGACCTGAAGGCACAAAAATTAGTTCAACAGAACTTCGCGAAATGAAAGTAGATATTCATAGAAACATTCCTGAAAGAGTGGCTACCGATGAACTTAAGCGGGATATACCCAACAAGGAAGATGTGGTGCTTAAAAGAAGAGCGG GAGAAGGATGTAAGCCGATATTtgatagagaagaaataaagaGAGCAATAAGTGACACAAAAGAAGTTGAGGAACATCGTATTGTCATAACtgtgaatttggaaaattcag AAAACAAGTCGAAAACGTTGAAAAGGCATTCGGCGTCCTTAAGTCCTACAAGAACCCAAATTCACAGTCCTAGGCGCACGTGGTCCCGCCGTCACCCCAG ACTATCACATTATTTACATAGGGAGAAAAATCATAGTAGAGAGTGGAAAGATGGTGAGAGATCTTACCAAGACCATCGAGAGCGGCCCAGAGATCATTCTCCAGATAGGAGGAAAACAGATAGATCCAGAGAAAGAGATAGGCCTCAAGAACAAAGGGTTCCCCCAGAGCGTTATATTGAACGAATTCCTGTTCCTATTTATTATGGA AATTTTCAACCGAGACCATTAATGGTTGGACCGTGGGTCCCAATTCGAGAACCTCTTGGAGGTAATATGCTGCATCCTCCTATGATGAGACCTTTCAGAACATTTCCATCACGATCAATAGGAATACCTCCAGATATGTATGGATTCCGCCCACCTCTAAATTGTA GGTTCCTGCAAAGGTTTTAA
- the LOC143366688 gene encoding uncharacterized protein LOC143366688 isoform X7: MPLFEPVSKITFEYWLCSNLTFRTVWALHGPVNGRYRMKEHTLRNSHRDEKRKPSRNEDSEAVLRARTEEERQRRRREWVIEQEKMDRHNRLKRKMAMEYEIRRARNMGLALPEGRCSRPRKSRSESPRNRYTRSSEHYTPKVTVLSKKFETSSGTTPLFKGPEGTKISSTELREMKVDIHRNIPERVATDELKRDIPNKEDVVLKRRAGEGCKPIFDREEIKRAISDTKEVEEHRIVITVNLENSENKSKTLKRHSASLSPTRTQIHSPRRTWSRRHPREKNHSREWKDGERSYQDHRERPRDHSPDRRKTDRSRERDRPQEQRVPPERYIERIPVPIYYGNFQPRPLMVGPWVPIREPLGGNMLHPPMMRPFRTFPSRSIGIPPDMYGFRPPLNCRFLQRF, encoded by the exons ATGCCTTTGTTTGAACCTGTCTCAAAGATAACTTTTGAGTATTGGTTGTGTTCAAAcctaacctttcgaa CAGTATGGGCGTTACACGGTCCAGTAAACGGAAGGTACA gaatGAAAGAGCACACATTAAGGAATTCGCATCGTGATGAAAAACGTAAGCCCTCACGTAATGAAGATAGTGAAGCGGTTCTACGCGCAAGAACGGAAGAGGAGAGGCAACGGCGTAGACGCGAATGGGTGATCGAACAAGAAAAAATGGATAGGCATAATAGACTGAAGAGAAAAATGGCAATGGAGTATGAGATACGACGCGCTCGTAATATGGGCTTAGCACTTCCTGAAGGAAGATGCAGCAGACCTCGTAAGAGTAGAAGCGAATCTCCACGTAATCGATATACAAGAAGTTCTGAGCATTATACACCTAAAGTTACTGTGCTTTCTAAAAA GTTTGAAACATCAAGTGGTACAACGCCTTTGTTTAAAGGACCTGAAGGCACAAAAATTAGTTCAACAGAACTTCGCGAAATGAAAGTAGATATTCATAGAAACATTCCTGAAAGAGTGGCTACCGATGAACTTAAGCGGGATATACCCAACAAGGAAGATGTGGTGCTTAAAAGAAGAGCGG GAGAAGGATGTAAGCCGATATTtgatagagaagaaataaagaGAGCAATAAGTGACACAAAAGAAGTTGAGGAACATCGTATTGTCATAACtgtgaatttggaaaattcag AAAACAAGTCGAAAACGTTGAAAAGGCATTCGGCGTCCTTAAGTCCTACAAGAACCCAAATTCACAGTCCTAGGCGCACGTGGTCCCGCCGTCACCCCAG GGAGAAAAATCATAGTAGAGAGTGGAAAGATGGTGAGAGATCTTACCAAGACCATCGAGAGCGGCCCAGAGATCATTCTCCAGATAGGAGGAAAACAGATAGATCCAGAGAAAGAGATAGGCCTCAAGAACAAAGGGTTCCCCCAGAGCGTTATATTGAACGAATTCCTGTTCCTATTTATTATGGA AATTTTCAACCGAGACCATTAATGGTTGGACCGTGGGTCCCAATTCGAGAACCTCTTGGAGGTAATATGCTGCATCCTCCTATGATGAGACCTTTCAGAACATTTCCATCACGATCAATAGGAATACCTCCAGATATGTATGGATTCCGCCCACCTCTAAATTGTA GGTTCCTGCAAAGGTTTTAA
- the LOC143366688 gene encoding uncharacterized protein LOC143366688 isoform X2 gives MPLFEPVSKITFEYWLCSNLTFRIWALHGPVNGRYRMKEHTLRNSHRDEKRKPSRNEDSEAVLRARTEEERQRRRREWVIEQEKMDRHNRLKRKMAMEYEIRRARNMGLALPEGRCSRPRKSRSESPRNRYTRSSEHYTPKVTVLSKKFETSSGTTPLFKGPEGTKISSTELREMKVDIHRNIPERVATDELKRDIPNKEDVVLKRRAGEGCKPIFDREEIKRAISDTKEVEEHRIVITVNLENSENKSKTLKRHSASLSPTRTQIHSPRRTWSRRHPRYDDSKHEDKGSYRSDRLSHYLHREKNHSREWKDGERSYQDHRERPRDHSPDRRKTDRSRERDRPQEQRVPPERYIERIPVPIYYGNFQPRPLMVGPWVPIREPLGGNMLHPPMMRPFRTFPSRSIGIPPDMYGFRPPLNCRFLQRF, from the exons ATGCCTTTGTTTGAACCTGTCTCAAAGATAACTTTTGAGTATTGGTTGTGTTCAAAcctaacctttcgaa TATGGGCGTTACACGGTCCAGTAAACGGAAGGTACA gaatGAAAGAGCACACATTAAGGAATTCGCATCGTGATGAAAAACGTAAGCCCTCACGTAATGAAGATAGTGAAGCGGTTCTACGCGCAAGAACGGAAGAGGAGAGGCAACGGCGTAGACGCGAATGGGTGATCGAACAAGAAAAAATGGATAGGCATAATAGACTGAAGAGAAAAATGGCAATGGAGTATGAGATACGACGCGCTCGTAATATGGGCTTAGCACTTCCTGAAGGAAGATGCAGCAGACCTCGTAAGAGTAGAAGCGAATCTCCACGTAATCGATATACAAGAAGTTCTGAGCATTATACACCTAAAGTTACTGTGCTTTCTAAAAA GTTTGAAACATCAAGTGGTACAACGCCTTTGTTTAAAGGACCTGAAGGCACAAAAATTAGTTCAACAGAACTTCGCGAAATGAAAGTAGATATTCATAGAAACATTCCTGAAAGAGTGGCTACCGATGAACTTAAGCGGGATATACCCAACAAGGAAGATGTGGTGCTTAAAAGAAGAGCGG GAGAAGGATGTAAGCCGATATTtgatagagaagaaataaagaGAGCAATAAGTGACACAAAAGAAGTTGAGGAACATCGTATTGTCATAACtgtgaatttggaaaattcag AAAACAAGTCGAAAACGTTGAAAAGGCATTCGGCGTCCTTAAGTCCTACAAGAACCCAAATTCACAGTCCTAGGCGCACGTGGTCCCGCCGTCACCCCAG GTATGACGATTCTAAGCATGAAGATAAAGGAAGTTACAGAAGTGATAG ACTATCACATTATTTACATAGGGAGAAAAATCATAGTAGAGAGTGGAAAGATGGTGAGAGATCTTACCAAGACCATCGAGAGCGGCCCAGAGATCATTCTCCAGATAGGAGGAAAACAGATAGATCCAGAGAAAGAGATAGGCCTCAAGAACAAAGGGTTCCCCCAGAGCGTTATATTGAACGAATTCCTGTTCCTATTTATTATGGA AATTTTCAACCGAGACCATTAATGGTTGGACCGTGGGTCCCAATTCGAGAACCTCTTGGAGGTAATATGCTGCATCCTCCTATGATGAGACCTTTCAGAACATTTCCATCACGATCAATAGGAATACCTCCAGATATGTATGGATTCCGCCCACCTCTAAATTGTA GGTTCCTGCAAAGGTTTTAA
- the LOC143366688 gene encoding uncharacterized protein LOC143366688 isoform X4 gives MYRKNELQFDRITTTLTVWALHGPVNGRYRMKEHTLRNSHRDEKRKPSRNEDSEAVLRARTEEERQRRRREWVIEQEKMDRHNRLKRKMAMEYEIRRARNMGLALPEGRCSRPRKSRSESPRNRYTRSSEHYTPKVTVLSKKFETSSGTTPLFKGPEGTKISSTELREMKVDIHRNIPERVATDELKRDIPNKEDVVLKRRAGEGCKPIFDREEIKRAISDTKEVEEHRIVITVNLENSENKSKTLKRHSASLSPTRTQIHSPRRTWSRRHPRYDDSKHEDKGSYRSDRLSHYLHREKNHSREWKDGERSYQDHRERPRDHSPDRRKTDRSRERDRPQEQRVPPERYIERIPVPIYYGNFQPRPLMVGPWVPIREPLGGNMLHPPMMRPFRTFPSRSIGIPPDMYGFRPPLNCRFLQRF, from the exons ATGTATCGCAAGAATGAATTACAATTTGATCGAATTACTACAACATTAA CAGTATGGGCGTTACACGGTCCAGTAAACGGAAGGTACA gaatGAAAGAGCACACATTAAGGAATTCGCATCGTGATGAAAAACGTAAGCCCTCACGTAATGAAGATAGTGAAGCGGTTCTACGCGCAAGAACGGAAGAGGAGAGGCAACGGCGTAGACGCGAATGGGTGATCGAACAAGAAAAAATGGATAGGCATAATAGACTGAAGAGAAAAATGGCAATGGAGTATGAGATACGACGCGCTCGTAATATGGGCTTAGCACTTCCTGAAGGAAGATGCAGCAGACCTCGTAAGAGTAGAAGCGAATCTCCACGTAATCGATATACAAGAAGTTCTGAGCATTATACACCTAAAGTTACTGTGCTTTCTAAAAA GTTTGAAACATCAAGTGGTACAACGCCTTTGTTTAAAGGACCTGAAGGCACAAAAATTAGTTCAACAGAACTTCGCGAAATGAAAGTAGATATTCATAGAAACATTCCTGAAAGAGTGGCTACCGATGAACTTAAGCGGGATATACCCAACAAGGAAGATGTGGTGCTTAAAAGAAGAGCGG GAGAAGGATGTAAGCCGATATTtgatagagaagaaataaagaGAGCAATAAGTGACACAAAAGAAGTTGAGGAACATCGTATTGTCATAACtgtgaatttggaaaattcag AAAACAAGTCGAAAACGTTGAAAAGGCATTCGGCGTCCTTAAGTCCTACAAGAACCCAAATTCACAGTCCTAGGCGCACGTGGTCCCGCCGTCACCCCAG GTATGACGATTCTAAGCATGAAGATAAAGGAAGTTACAGAAGTGATAG ACTATCACATTATTTACATAGGGAGAAAAATCATAGTAGAGAGTGGAAAGATGGTGAGAGATCTTACCAAGACCATCGAGAGCGGCCCAGAGATCATTCTCCAGATAGGAGGAAAACAGATAGATCCAGAGAAAGAGATAGGCCTCAAGAACAAAGGGTTCCCCCAGAGCGTTATATTGAACGAATTCCTGTTCCTATTTATTATGGA AATTTTCAACCGAGACCATTAATGGTTGGACCGTGGGTCCCAATTCGAGAACCTCTTGGAGGTAATATGCTGCATCCTCCTATGATGAGACCTTTCAGAACATTTCCATCACGATCAATAGGAATACCTCCAGATATGTATGGATTCCGCCCACCTCTAAATTGTA GGTTCCTGCAAAGGTTTTAA
- the LOC143366688 gene encoding uncharacterized protein LOC143366688 isoform X5, which yields MYRKNELQFDRITTTLIWALHGPVNGRYRMKEHTLRNSHRDEKRKPSRNEDSEAVLRARTEEERQRRRREWVIEQEKMDRHNRLKRKMAMEYEIRRARNMGLALPEGRCSRPRKSRSESPRNRYTRSSEHYTPKVTVLSKKFETSSGTTPLFKGPEGTKISSTELREMKVDIHRNIPERVATDELKRDIPNKEDVVLKRRAGEGCKPIFDREEIKRAISDTKEVEEHRIVITVNLENSENKSKTLKRHSASLSPTRTQIHSPRRTWSRRHPRYDDSKHEDKGSYRSDRLSHYLHREKNHSREWKDGERSYQDHRERPRDHSPDRRKTDRSRERDRPQEQRVPPERYIERIPVPIYYGNFQPRPLMVGPWVPIREPLGGNMLHPPMMRPFRTFPSRSIGIPPDMYGFRPPLNCRFLQRF from the exons ATGTATCGCAAGAATGAATTACAATTTGATCGAATTACTACAACATTAA TATGGGCGTTACACGGTCCAGTAAACGGAAGGTACA gaatGAAAGAGCACACATTAAGGAATTCGCATCGTGATGAAAAACGTAAGCCCTCACGTAATGAAGATAGTGAAGCGGTTCTACGCGCAAGAACGGAAGAGGAGAGGCAACGGCGTAGACGCGAATGGGTGATCGAACAAGAAAAAATGGATAGGCATAATAGACTGAAGAGAAAAATGGCAATGGAGTATGAGATACGACGCGCTCGTAATATGGGCTTAGCACTTCCTGAAGGAAGATGCAGCAGACCTCGTAAGAGTAGAAGCGAATCTCCACGTAATCGATATACAAGAAGTTCTGAGCATTATACACCTAAAGTTACTGTGCTTTCTAAAAA GTTTGAAACATCAAGTGGTACAACGCCTTTGTTTAAAGGACCTGAAGGCACAAAAATTAGTTCAACAGAACTTCGCGAAATGAAAGTAGATATTCATAGAAACATTCCTGAAAGAGTGGCTACCGATGAACTTAAGCGGGATATACCCAACAAGGAAGATGTGGTGCTTAAAAGAAGAGCGG GAGAAGGATGTAAGCCGATATTtgatagagaagaaataaagaGAGCAATAAGTGACACAAAAGAAGTTGAGGAACATCGTATTGTCATAACtgtgaatttggaaaattcag AAAACAAGTCGAAAACGTTGAAAAGGCATTCGGCGTCCTTAAGTCCTACAAGAACCCAAATTCACAGTCCTAGGCGCACGTGGTCCCGCCGTCACCCCAG GTATGACGATTCTAAGCATGAAGATAAAGGAAGTTACAGAAGTGATAG ACTATCACATTATTTACATAGGGAGAAAAATCATAGTAGAGAGTGGAAAGATGGTGAGAGATCTTACCAAGACCATCGAGAGCGGCCCAGAGATCATTCTCCAGATAGGAGGAAAACAGATAGATCCAGAGAAAGAGATAGGCCTCAAGAACAAAGGGTTCCCCCAGAGCGTTATATTGAACGAATTCCTGTTCCTATTTATTATGGA AATTTTCAACCGAGACCATTAATGGTTGGACCGTGGGTCCCAATTCGAGAACCTCTTGGAGGTAATATGCTGCATCCTCCTATGATGAGACCTTTCAGAACATTTCCATCACGATCAATAGGAATACCTCCAGATATGTATGGATTCCGCCCACCTCTAAATTGTA GGTTCCTGCAAAGGTTTTAA
- the LOC143366688 gene encoding uncharacterized protein LOC143366688 isoform X8, with the protein MKEHTLRNSHRDEKRKPSRNEDSEAVLRARTEEERQRRRREWVIEQEKMDRHNRLKRKMAMEYEIRRARNMGLALPEGRCSRPRKSRSESPRNRYTRSSEHYTPKVTVLSKKFETSSGTTPLFKGPEGTKISSTELREMKVDIHRNIPERVATDELKRDIPNKEDVVLKRRAGEGCKPIFDREEIKRAISDTKEVEEHRIVITVNLENSENKSKTLKRHSASLSPTRTQIHSPRRTWSRRHPRYDDSKHEDKGSYRSDRLSHYLHREKNHSREWKDGERSYQDHRERPRDHSPDRRKTDRSRERDRPQEQRVPPERYIERIPVPIYYGNFQPRPLMVGPWVPIREPLGGNMLHPPMMRPFRTFPSRSIGIPPDMYGFRPPLNCRFLQRF; encoded by the exons atGAAAGAGCACACATTAAGGAATTCGCATCGTGATGAAAAACGTAAGCCCTCACGTAATGAAGATAGTGAAGCGGTTCTACGCGCAAGAACGGAAGAGGAGAGGCAACGGCGTAGACGCGAATGGGTGATCGAACAAGAAAAAATGGATAGGCATAATAGACTGAAGAGAAAAATGGCAATGGAGTATGAGATACGACGCGCTCGTAATATGGGCTTAGCACTTCCTGAAGGAAGATGCAGCAGACCTCGTAAGAGTAGAAGCGAATCTCCACGTAATCGATATACAAGAAGTTCTGAGCATTATACACCTAAAGTTACTGTGCTTTCTAAAAA GTTTGAAACATCAAGTGGTACAACGCCTTTGTTTAAAGGACCTGAAGGCACAAAAATTAGTTCAACAGAACTTCGCGAAATGAAAGTAGATATTCATAGAAACATTCCTGAAAGAGTGGCTACCGATGAACTTAAGCGGGATATACCCAACAAGGAAGATGTGGTGCTTAAAAGAAGAGCGG GAGAAGGATGTAAGCCGATATTtgatagagaagaaataaagaGAGCAATAAGTGACACAAAAGAAGTTGAGGAACATCGTATTGTCATAACtgtgaatttggaaaattcag AAAACAAGTCGAAAACGTTGAAAAGGCATTCGGCGTCCTTAAGTCCTACAAGAACCCAAATTCACAGTCCTAGGCGCACGTGGTCCCGCCGTCACCCCAG GTATGACGATTCTAAGCATGAAGATAAAGGAAGTTACAGAAGTGATAG ACTATCACATTATTTACATAGGGAGAAAAATCATAGTAGAGAGTGGAAAGATGGTGAGAGATCTTACCAAGACCATCGAGAGCGGCCCAGAGATCATTCTCCAGATAGGAGGAAAACAGATAGATCCAGAGAAAGAGATAGGCCTCAAGAACAAAGGGTTCCCCCAGAGCGTTATATTGAACGAATTCCTGTTCCTATTTATTATGGA AATTTTCAACCGAGACCATTAATGGTTGGACCGTGGGTCCCAATTCGAGAACCTCTTGGAGGTAATATGCTGCATCCTCCTATGATGAGACCTTTCAGAACATTTCCATCACGATCAATAGGAATACCTCCAGATATGTATGGATTCCGCCCACCTCTAAATTGTA GGTTCCTGCAAAGGTTTTAA